Proteins encoded within one genomic window of [Enterobacter] lignolyticus SCF1:
- the mdh gene encoding malate dehydrogenase, translating into MKVAVLGAAGGIGQALALLLKTQLPSGSELSLYDIAPVTPGVAVDLSHIPTAVKIKGFSGEDATPALEGADVVLISAGVARKPGMDRSDLFNVNAGIVKNLVQQIAKTCPKACIGIITNPVNTTVAIAAEVLKKAGVYDKNKLFGVTTLDIIRSNTFVGELKGKQPTDVEVPVIGGHSGVTILPLLSQIPGVSFSEKEVADLTKRIQNAGTEVVEAKAGGGSATLSMGQAAARFGLSLVRAMQGEKGVVECAYVEGDGQYARFFSQPLLLGKNGIEERRAIGALSAFEQQALEGMLDTLKKDITLGEEFVNK; encoded by the coding sequence ATGAAAGTCGCAGTCCTCGGCGCAGCTGGCGGTATTGGCCAGGCGCTTGCCCTACTACTTAAGACCCAACTGCCTTCCGGCTCAGAACTTTCTCTGTACGATATCGCGCCAGTGACCCCTGGTGTGGCAGTTGACCTCAGCCATATCCCGACCGCAGTAAAAATCAAAGGCTTCTCCGGTGAAGATGCAACACCGGCGCTGGAAGGCGCAGACGTGGTGCTGATCTCCGCAGGCGTAGCGCGCAAGCCTGGGATGGATCGCTCCGATCTGTTCAACGTTAACGCCGGCATCGTGAAAAACCTCGTGCAGCAGATTGCGAAAACCTGCCCGAAAGCCTGCATCGGCATTATTACTAACCCGGTTAACACCACGGTGGCTATCGCGGCCGAAGTGCTGAAAAAAGCGGGCGTTTACGACAAGAACAAACTGTTCGGCGTCACCACGCTGGACATCATTCGTTCAAACACCTTTGTGGGCGAACTGAAAGGCAAGCAGCCGACCGACGTTGAAGTGCCGGTTATCGGCGGACACTCCGGCGTGACCATTCTGCCGCTGCTGTCGCAGATCCCGGGCGTAAGCTTCTCCGAGAAGGAAGTCGCTGACCTGACCAAACGTATCCAGAATGCGGGTACCGAAGTGGTTGAAGCAAAAGCGGGCGGCGGTTCGGCAACGCTGTCTATGGGCCAGGCGGCAGCTCGTTTCGGCCTGTCTCTGGTGCGCGCCATGCAGGGCGAGAAAGGCGTGGTTGAATGCGCCTATGTAGAAGGTGACGGCCAGTATGCGCGTTTCTTCTCTCAGCCGCTGCTGCTGGGCAAAAACGGTATCGAAGAGCGTCGTGCGATTGGCGCCCTGAGCGCGTTTGAACAGCAGGCGCTGGAAGGCATGCTGGACACGCTGAAGAAAGATATCACCCTGGGCGAAGAGTTCGTGAACAAATAA
- the zapE gene encoding cell division protein ZapE — protein sequence MQSITPTSRYLEALSAGSHQPDDVQQEAVARLEAIYQALTSRPHSAAVTNNGGLRATFSRLLGKREPVVVPSVRGLYMWGGVGRGKTWLMDLFYHSLPEGRKQRLHFHRFMLRVHEELTALQGHTDPLEIIADRFKAETDVLCFDEFFVSDITDAMLLGGLMKALFARGITLVATSNIPPDELYRNGLQRARFLPAIEAIKTHCEVMNVDAGVDYRLRTLTQAHLWLSPLTASTRQQMDKLWLALAGAPRENAPLLEINHRPLQTMGAENQTLAVSFSTLCVDARSQHDYIALSRLFHTVMLFDVPVMTPHSENEARRFIALVDEFYERHVKLVVSAEVPLYNIYQGERLKFEFQRCLSRLQEMQSEEYLKREHLAG from the coding sequence ATGCAAAGCATTACCCCTACATCGCGATATCTGGAAGCCCTGAGCGCGGGCAGCCATCAGCCCGATGACGTCCAGCAAGAGGCGGTTGCCAGGCTCGAGGCTATCTACCAGGCGCTAACGTCTCGTCCACACTCCGCAGCGGTAACGAACAACGGAGGATTGCGTGCGACGTTCAGCAGGCTGCTGGGCAAACGCGAACCCGTCGTCGTGCCGTCAGTGCGTGGGCTATATATGTGGGGCGGCGTTGGGCGGGGGAAAACCTGGCTGATGGATCTTTTCTACCATAGCCTGCCGGAGGGGCGCAAACAGCGGCTGCACTTCCATCGCTTTATGCTGCGGGTGCATGAGGAGCTAACGGCGCTGCAGGGGCATACCGATCCGCTGGAAATCATTGCCGACCGTTTTAAGGCCGAAACGGACGTGCTGTGCTTTGATGAGTTCTTTGTCTCCGATATTACCGATGCAATGCTGCTTGGCGGGCTGATGAAAGCCCTGTTCGCCCGCGGCATCACGCTGGTGGCGACATCCAATATTCCGCCGGACGAGCTCTACCGCAACGGGCTGCAGCGCGCGCGCTTCCTGCCCGCTATCGAGGCGATTAAAACGCACTGCGAGGTAATGAACGTCGACGCCGGCGTTGACTACCGCCTGCGCACCCTGACCCAGGCCCATCTGTGGCTGTCGCCGCTGACGGCGTCAACGCGCCAGCAGATGGACAAGCTGTGGCTGGCGCTGGCCGGCGCGCCGCGAGAAAACGCGCCGTTGCTTGAGATAAACCACCGACCGCTGCAGACGATGGGCGCAGAGAATCAGACGCTGGCCGTCTCGTTTAGCACGCTGTGCGTCGACGCCCGCAGCCAGCATGACTACATCGCGCTGTCGCGGCTGTTTCATACCGTAATGCTGTTCGATGTGCCGGTGATGACTCCACACTCAGAGAACGAAGCGCGCCGGTTTATCGCGCTGGTGGATGAGTTTTATGAGCGCCACGTAAAGCTGGTGGTGAGCGCGGAAGTGCCGCTGTACAACATTTATCAGGGCGAGCGTCTGAAGTTCGAGTTTCAGCGCTGTTTATCGCGCCTGCAGGAGATGCAGAGCGAAGAGTACCTTAAGCGCGAACACCTGGCGGGCTAA
- the zapG gene encoding Z-ring associated protein ZapG translates to MTWEYALIGLVVGIIIGAVAMRFGNRKLRQQQALQYELEKNKAELDEYREELVSHFARSAELLDTMAHDYRQLYQHMAKSSSSLLPEMSAESNPFRNRLAESEAGNDQAPVQMPRDYSEGASGLLRSGAKRD, encoded by the coding sequence ATGACCTGGGAATATGCGCTAATTGGATTAGTCGTCGGTATCATCATTGGCGCCGTCGCGATGCGTTTTGGTAACCGCAAATTGCGTCAACAGCAGGCACTGCAGTACGAACTGGAAAAAAACAAAGCAGAGCTGGATGAGTATCGTGAAGAGCTGGTCAGCCATTTTGCCCGCAGCGCGGAGCTGCTCGACACGATGGCTCACGACTACCGCCAGCTGTATCAGCACATGGCGAAAAGCTCCAGTAGCCTGCTGCCGGAAATGAGCGCGGAGTCCAATCCGTTCCGCAACCGTCTGGCCGAATCCGAAGCCGGCAACGATCAGGCGCCGGTGCAGATGCCGCGCGACTACTCCGAAGGCGCCTCTGGCCTGCTGCGCAGCGGCGCAAAACGCGATTAA
- the degS gene encoding outer membrane-stress sensor serine endopeptidase DegS — MFVKLLRSVTIGLIVGGLLLVAMPSLRQFNALSSVPYDSADESPASYNPAVKRAAPAVVNVYNRGVNSSSNNRLEIRTLGSGVIMDERGYIITNKHVINDADQIIVALQDGRVFEALLVGSDSLTDLAVLKINAAGGLPVIPINPKRIPHIGDVVLAIGNPYNLGQTVTQGIISATGRIGLNPSGRQNFLQTDASINHGNSGGALINSLGELMGINTLSFDKSNDGETPEGIGFAIPFQLATKIMDKLIRDGRVIRGYIGIGGREITPMHAPQGGGLDQIQGIVVNEVSPGGPAALAGIQVNDVIISVNGKPAISALETMDQVAEIRPGSDIPVVVMRDDKQITLKVTVQEYPATN, encoded by the coding sequence ATGTTTGTAAAGCTCTTACGTTCGGTCACAATCGGTTTGATTGTCGGCGGCCTGCTGTTGGTCGCTATGCCCTCTTTACGCCAGTTTAACGCGCTGTCGTCGGTCCCTTACGACAGCGCCGATGAGTCGCCGGCGAGCTATAACCCGGCGGTAAAACGCGCGGCGCCTGCGGTGGTGAACGTCTATAACCGCGGGGTGAATTCCAGCAGCAATAACCGGCTGGAGATCCGCACGCTTGGCTCCGGCGTCATCATGGATGAACGCGGCTATATCATCACCAACAAACACGTCATCAACGATGCCGACCAAATTATTGTCGCGTTGCAGGATGGCCGCGTCTTCGAAGCGCTGCTCGTCGGCTCCGACAGCCTGACTGACCTTGCGGTGCTGAAAATCAATGCCGCCGGCGGTCTTCCGGTCATCCCCATCAACCCAAAACGCATACCGCACATTGGGGACGTGGTACTGGCCATCGGCAACCCCTATAACCTCGGACAAACCGTGACTCAGGGGATTATCAGCGCCACCGGGCGTATTGGTTTAAACCCGTCGGGCCGACAAAACTTCCTGCAAACCGATGCGTCGATTAACCACGGCAACTCCGGCGGCGCGTTGATTAACTCGCTGGGCGAGCTGATGGGCATCAACACGCTGTCGTTTGACAAGAGCAATGACGGCGAAACACCGGAGGGGATCGGCTTCGCCATTCCTTTCCAGCTGGCGACCAAGATCATGGATAAGCTGATTCGCGACGGGCGGGTTATCCGCGGCTATATCGGCATTGGCGGCCGCGAAATTACGCCAATGCACGCGCCGCAGGGCGGCGGGCTCGATCAGATTCAGGGTATTGTGGTGAATGAAGTCTCCCCAGGCGGCCCGGCCGCGCTGGCAGGCATCCAGGTGAACGACGTCATCATCAGCGTCAACGGCAAACCGGCCATCTCGGCGCTGGAGACCATGGACCAGGTTGCAGAGATCCGCCCGGGCTCCGATATCCCGGTGGTGGTGATGCGTGACGACAAGCAGATAACCCTGAAGGTTACCGTGCAGGAATATCCGGCAACCAACTGA
- the rplM gene encoding 50S ribosomal protein L13: MKTFTAKPETVQRDWYVVDATGKTLGRLATELARRLRGKHKAEYTPHVDTGDYIIVLNAEKVAVTGNKREDKMYYHHTGHIGGIKEATFEEMIARRPERVIEIAVKGMLPKGPLGRAMYRKLKVYAGNEHNHAAQQPQVLDI, translated from the coding sequence ATGAAAACTTTTACAGCTAAACCAGAAACCGTACAGCGCGACTGGTATGTTGTTGACGCGACCGGTAAAACTCTGGGCCGTCTGGCTACTGAACTGGCTCGTCGCCTGCGCGGTAAGCATAAAGCGGAATACACACCGCACGTTGATACCGGTGACTACATCATCGTTCTGAACGCAGAAAAAGTTGCTGTAACCGGCAACAAGCGCGAAGACAAAATGTACTACCACCACACCGGCCACATCGGTGGTATCAAAGAAGCGACCTTTGAAGAGATGATTGCTCGCCGTCCTGAGCGTGTGATTGAAATCGCGGTTAAAGGCATGCTGCCAAAAGGCCCGCTGGGTCGTGCTATGTACCGTAAACTGAAAGTTTACGCGGGTAACGAGCACAACCACGCGGCACAGCAACCGCAAGTTCTTGACATCTAA
- the degQ gene encoding serine endoprotease DegQ encodes MKKNTLLLSALALSVGLSLGAAAPVAASLPTQVPGQGQLPSLAPMLEKVLPAVVSVQVEGTATPAQREQIPEELKKYFGEGGPDSQQAQPFEGLGSGVIIDAKKGYVLTNNHVISQAQKISVQLNDGREFDAKLVGSDDQSDIALIQIQNPSNLTQIAIADSDKLRVGDFAVAVGNPFGLGQTATSGIISALGRSGLNLEGLENFIQTDASINRGNSGGALLNLNGELIGINTAILAPGGGSIGIGFAIPSNMAQTLADQLIKYGEIKRGLLGIKGMEMTADIAKAFNINVQRGAFVSEVLPGSGSAKAGIKSGDVIVSLNDKPLSSFSELRSRIATTAPGTKVKLGLLRDGKPLDVEVTLDKSTSSTASAELISPSLQGASLSDGQMKDGTKGIVINDVDKASPAAQAGLHKDDVIIGINRQRIQSIAEMRKLLEAKPAIIALNVMRGNQSLYLILR; translated from the coding sequence ATGAAGAAAAATACATTACTATTAAGTGCATTAGCGTTAAGTGTTGGATTATCTCTCGGCGCCGCTGCGCCGGTCGCCGCCTCTCTGCCGACGCAGGTCCCGGGTCAGGGTCAGCTGCCAAGCCTTGCGCCGATGCTGGAAAAGGTTCTCCCGGCTGTCGTGAGCGTGCAGGTTGAAGGAACCGCCACGCCCGCTCAGCGTGAACAGATACCGGAAGAGCTGAAAAAGTATTTTGGCGAAGGGGGGCCGGACAGTCAGCAGGCGCAGCCTTTCGAAGGGCTGGGCTCGGGCGTCATCATCGATGCGAAAAAAGGCTATGTGCTGACCAATAACCACGTTATCAGCCAGGCGCAGAAAATCAGCGTTCAGCTCAACGACGGCCGTGAATTCGACGCCAAACTGGTCGGCAGCGACGACCAGAGCGATATCGCGCTGATTCAGATTCAAAACCCCAGCAACCTTACGCAGATAGCCATCGCCGACTCCGACAAACTGCGCGTCGGCGATTTCGCCGTCGCCGTCGGCAACCCGTTCGGCCTTGGGCAAACCGCTACCTCAGGCATTATCTCCGCGCTGGGACGCAGCGGCCTGAACCTTGAAGGCCTGGAAAACTTCATCCAGACCGATGCCTCTATCAACCGGGGCAACTCCGGCGGGGCTCTGCTGAACCTTAACGGCGAACTCATCGGCATCAACACCGCGATTCTGGCGCCCGGCGGCGGCAGCATCGGCATTGGCTTCGCCATCCCGAGCAATATGGCGCAGACGCTCGCCGATCAGCTGATTAAGTACGGCGAAATCAAGCGCGGCCTGCTGGGCATCAAGGGCATGGAGATGACCGCAGATATCGCGAAGGCCTTTAATATCAACGTTCAGCGCGGCGCCTTCGTCAGCGAAGTGCTGCCAGGCTCCGGCTCAGCGAAAGCAGGTATTAAATCCGGGGACGTTATCGTCAGCCTCAACGACAAGCCGCTCAGCAGCTTTTCCGAGCTGCGCTCGCGCATCGCCACGACGGCGCCGGGCACCAAAGTGAAACTCGGCCTGCTGCGCGACGGGAAACCGCTGGACGTTGAGGTCACGCTGGATAAGAGCACCTCGTCGACCGCCAGCGCCGAGCTTATCTCGCCGTCGCTGCAGGGGGCGTCGCTCAGCGACGGCCAGATGAAGGATGGCACCAAAGGTATTGTCATTAATGACGTCGACAAGGCCAGCCCCGCCGCTCAGGCCGGTCTGCACAAGGACGATGTGATCATTGGCATCAACCGCCAGCGGATACAGTCGATTGCCGAAATGCGTAAGCTTCTGGAGGCAAAACCGGCGATTATTGCGCTGAACGTCATGCGCGGTAATCAGAGCCTCTACCTGATCCTGCGCTAA